A stretch of the Candidatus Anoxymicrobium japonicum genome encodes the following:
- a CDS encoding RNA polymerase sporulation sigma factor SigH: MARYKTTNPSVKKYHELSDKELVRCSKSGDRLAESVLINRYKYLAHLKARSYFLPGADHEDTVQEGMIGLFKAIRDFKEGELCSFRSFAILCVTRQIITAVKTHARKKHNPLSSYQSLDAPSSDENLLDTLASHSRGSEKSEDPLNLFIFEEELDTVIAILRDKLSDLEWSVFIKYLDSRSYQEIAEDLMCETKVVDNALCRIKQKIKKECEFSEATG, encoded by the coding sequence ATGGCACGATACAAAACCACAAACCCTTCCGTCAAAAAATATCACGAACTCTCGGACAAAGAACTGGTCAGGTGCTCGAAGTCCGGGGATCGCCTGGCCGAAAGCGTTCTCATTAATCGGTACAAATACCTCGCTCACCTGAAAGCCCGATCCTATTTCCTTCCCGGGGCTGATCACGAGGACACTGTCCAGGAAGGAATGATCGGCCTTTTCAAGGCGATCCGTGACTTCAAGGAAGGCGAACTCTGCTCGTTCCGCTCGTTCGCTATACTGTGCGTCACACGACAGATCATCACTGCCGTCAAGACGCATGCGCGCAAGAAACACAACCCCTTGAGCTCCTACCAGTCGCTGGACGCACCGTCCTCGGACGAGAATCTTCTCGACACACTCGCGTCGCACAGCCGCGGTTCAGAAAAATCAGAGGATCCGCTCAATCTCTTCATCTTCGAGGAGGAGCTGGATACCGTCATAGCGATACTTCGCGATAAGCTCTCGGATCTCGAGTGGAGCGTGTTTATAAAGTACCTCGACAGCAGGAGTTACCAGGAGATAGCCGAGGATCTGATGTGCGAGACCAAGGTAGTGGACAATGCCCTCTGCCGGATCAAGCAAAAGATCAAAAAAGAGTGCGAGTTCTCAGAGGCTACCGGTTAA